The proteins below are encoded in one region of Nonomuraea helvata:
- a CDS encoding endo-1,3-alpha-glucanase family glycosylhydrolase — protein sequence MANRYRTLWAVVASVATLAAAAVAPAQASAVAPVSLTFAAAEDVFVSQAEPAKSFATATWVSVCGTGCGSATAGQRVGLTRFKVTGIPRDAEDVKVTLDVVSARTTDTTVSVRPVTGAWTEAATTWNTRPALSAPVIGSHTGFTAGAAARLDVSSAVKADGTYAFALTGTDATTTVLMSSRESGNRGPKLTVTYTEGTEGTEGEQTDGPLPFTLAGTAALRSSAKKVFAHYFTPFPISLDNQAPGGDYYARNYLKPDGESGKHAAYGGLLRDRPLGRDPIAGDYALADLKTEVRQAVAAGLDGFTVDILSVTSAQWTRVQNLIKAAEAVDAGFKIVLMPDMNGLASTDSAAFATAMAKLAASKSVYRLADNRLVVAPFKAEARTAAWWSDWMKTMQTQHGIKVALVPTFVDFNRYRDAFASISYGFSNWGNRNPAANAGLTANIDRAHGLGKIWIQPVSVQDERPNQGVFDEAGNTENLRATWKGAIDGKADWVQLTTWNDYSENTQFAPSRNAGWTYLDINAYYLTCYKLGCPKITNDTAYLTHRIQPVAAAPSYAQTKLMKLRAGSTAARDTVEVLTMLTAAGKVSVTIGGTTQTYDAPAGVSAKTFPLKAGAASATVTRSSAVVAKVASPHAITATPQVQDLHYRAASSER from the coding sequence ATGGCCAACCGATATCGGACTTTATGGGCGGTCGTGGCGAGCGTCGCCACGCTGGCGGCCGCCGCGGTCGCACCGGCGCAGGCGTCCGCCGTCGCCCCTGTCAGCCTGACGTTCGCCGCGGCGGAGGACGTGTTCGTCAGCCAGGCCGAGCCGGCCAAGAGCTTCGCGACCGCGACCTGGGTAAGCGTCTGCGGCACCGGGTGCGGCAGTGCCACCGCGGGGCAGCGCGTCGGCCTGACCCGTTTCAAGGTCACCGGCATCCCGCGGGACGCCGAGGACGTGAAGGTCACGCTGGACGTGGTCTCGGCCAGAACGACGGACACCACCGTCTCCGTCCGCCCGGTGACGGGCGCCTGGACGGAGGCCGCCACCACCTGGAACACCCGTCCGGCGCTGAGCGCGCCGGTCATCGGCTCGCACACCGGCTTCACTGCGGGCGCGGCGGCCAGGTTGGACGTCTCGTCGGCCGTCAAAGCTGATGGCACGTACGCGTTCGCTCTCACCGGGACCGATGCCACCACGACCGTCTTGATGTCCTCGCGCGAGAGCGGGAACCGGGGACCGAAACTCACGGTCACCTACACCGAAGGCACCGAAGGCACCGAAGGTGAGCAGACCGACGGGCCGCTCCCCTTCACCCTGGCGGGTACGGCGGCGCTGCGGTCCTCGGCCAAGAAGGTGTTCGCGCACTACTTCACCCCCTTTCCGATCTCCCTCGACAATCAGGCTCCGGGCGGCGACTACTACGCCAGGAACTACCTCAAGCCGGACGGCGAGAGCGGCAAGCACGCCGCCTACGGCGGGTTGCTCCGTGATCGGCCGCTGGGACGTGACCCGATCGCGGGCGACTACGCGCTGGCCGATCTCAAGACCGAGGTGAGGCAGGCCGTCGCCGCGGGCCTGGACGGCTTCACCGTCGACATCCTCTCCGTGACCAGCGCGCAGTGGACGCGGGTGCAGAACCTCATCAAGGCGGCCGAGGCCGTGGACGCCGGCTTCAAGATCGTGCTCATGCCAGACATGAACGGTCTGGCCTCGACCGACAGCGCCGCCTTCGCCACCGCCATGGCCAAGCTCGCCGCGTCGAAGTCGGTCTACCGGCTCGCCGACAACCGCCTCGTCGTCGCGCCCTTCAAGGCCGAGGCCCGCACCGCCGCCTGGTGGTCGGACTGGATGAAGACCATGCAGACGCAGCACGGCATCAAGGTCGCCCTGGTGCCCACGTTCGTCGACTTCAACAGGTACCGCGACGCCTTCGCCTCCATCAGCTACGGCTTCTCGAACTGGGGCAACCGCAACCCCGCGGCCAACGCCGGCCTGACGGCGAACATCGACCGCGCCCATGGCCTGGGCAAGATCTGGATCCAGCCGGTGTCCGTTCAGGACGAGCGTCCCAACCAGGGCGTGTTCGACGAGGCGGGCAACACCGAGAACCTGCGGGCCACCTGGAAGGGGGCGATCGACGGCAAGGCGGACTGGGTGCAGCTCACCACCTGGAACGACTACTCGGAGAACACCCAGTTCGCCCCCTCCAGGAACGCGGGCTGGACCTATCTGGACATCAACGCCTACTACCTGACCTGCTACAAGCTCGGCTGCCCGAAGATCACCAACGACACGGCGTACCTGACCCACAGGATCCAGCCGGTCGCGGCCGCGCCGTCGTACGCGCAGACCAAGCTCATGAAGCTGCGCGCCGGCAGTACCGCGGCCCGCGACACCGTCGAGGTGCTCACCATGCTGACCGCGGCAGGCAAGGTGTCCGTCACGATCGGCGGCACGACACAGACCTACGACGCGCCCGCGGGGGTGTCCGCCAAGACGTTCCCGCTGAAGGCGGGCGCCGCATCCGCCACGGTCACCAGGAGTTCGGCCGTGGTGGCAAAGGTGGCCTCGCCCCACGCGATCACCGCGACTCCGCAGGTGCAGGACCTGCACTACCGCGCGGCCTCCAGCGAACGCTGA
- a CDS encoding LysR family transcriptional regulator has product MELRQLRYLVATAEEASFTRAAARVHVAQPAISQQIAQLERELGQQLLDRSDRRIRLTPAGAAFLPYAQAALDAAAAGRDAVDSLRGVLAGKLAIGAVQSPPEPLIGLLGDFQRRHPRVDITLRIGHPKDLAADVASGTVDAAFIGITGQQLPAVLATRDLYTEPLVVAVADDHPIARHADTTLNALRDEPIVTLTHGSGLRNLLDTACVRAGFTPHIRAETDDVTLLADLVHHGLGIALLPSSVAERSTRQLTTVALRSPALQRRIVLAWHRHRSTEPGRTFLEFAETSSRLETIT; this is encoded by the coding sequence ATGGAACTACGGCAGCTCCGCTATCTGGTGGCGACAGCGGAGGAAGCGAGTTTCACCCGCGCCGCCGCCCGCGTCCACGTCGCCCAACCGGCGATCAGTCAGCAGATCGCCCAGCTCGAGCGCGAGCTCGGTCAGCAGCTGCTCGACCGATCCGACCGGCGCATCCGGCTCACTCCGGCCGGTGCAGCCTTCCTCCCGTACGCGCAGGCCGCGCTGGACGCCGCCGCCGCCGGACGGGACGCGGTGGACTCGCTGCGCGGAGTCCTCGCCGGCAAGCTGGCGATCGGAGCCGTCCAGTCACCACCCGAACCCCTCATCGGGCTGCTGGGCGACTTTCAGCGGCGGCATCCGAGAGTGGACATCACCCTGCGTATCGGCCACCCCAAGGACCTGGCGGCCGACGTCGCGAGCGGGACCGTGGACGCCGCGTTCATCGGCATCACCGGACAGCAGCTACCCGCCGTGCTGGCGACCCGCGACCTCTACACCGAGCCGCTCGTCGTCGCCGTCGCCGACGACCACCCCATCGCCCGGCACGCGGACACGACGCTGAACGCTCTCAGGGACGAGCCGATCGTCACGCTCACCCACGGCAGCGGGCTACGGAACCTGCTCGACACCGCATGTGTCAGGGCCGGATTCACTCCGCACATCCGCGCCGAGACCGACGACGTCACCCTCCTGGCCGACCTCGTCCACCATGGACTCGGCATCGCACTGCTACCTAGTTCGGTCGCCGAACGTTCCACGCGACAACTGACGACGGTCGCACTCCGCTCACCGGCCCTGCAGCGACGGATCGTCCTCGCCTGGCACCGGCACCGCAGCACCGAACCCGGGCGTACCTTCCTCGAATTCGCCGAGACATCGAGCCGGTTGGAAACCATCACGTAA
- a CDS encoding DUF2231 domain-containing protein → MVSKLSATPRPLHPPLTHAPIGAILIATVLDVISVIDGGAHPWARDLFHTGTYVLMTGMGVMFLAIIAGVIDRRRLTAASSRPRQGADVHAALMTALAVVCVLEITLRRNVYADAHATPAVVTGLSVLALALVTVGGELGGRLVYRAGVGVRGDAIAPAPRS, encoded by the coding sequence ATGGTTTCCAAGCTGTCCGCGACGCCACGTCCGTTGCACCCGCCCCTGACGCACGCGCCGATCGGGGCCATCCTCATCGCCACCGTGCTCGATGTGATCTCGGTGATCGATGGCGGGGCTCATCCGTGGGCACGTGATCTCTTCCACACCGGCACGTATGTCCTCATGACCGGCATGGGGGTGATGTTTCTCGCGATCATCGCCGGCGTGATCGACCGGCGCCGATTGACCGCGGCGTCCTCTCGCCCACGCCAGGGCGCCGACGTGCACGCGGCGCTCATGACCGCGCTGGCCGTCGTCTGCGTACTGGAGATCACCTTGCGCCGGAACGTCTATGCCGATGCCCATGCGACGCCCGCCGTCGTCACCGGGCTGAGCGTCCTCGCGCTCGCCCTCGTCACGGTCGGCGGGGAGCTCGGGGGCCGCCTGGTCTATCGGGCGGGCGTCGGCGTTCGTGGCGATGCGATCGCGCCGGCACCGCGCAGCTGA
- a CDS encoding MFS transporter, whose amino-acid sequence MNNGIVSRASASQPAPGPLDKSRLTLLTCCFSLFMAQLDATAVNVALPSIGEDLGGGISDLQWVVDAYVLVLACLGMSGGGIGDRYGRRRVYRIGLIVFSLASLGCGLAPALGVLIAFRMVQAAGASMLMPVTLSIITNTFIAPAARARAIGTWMAAGGVAAGVGPLIGGALTSALGWQAIFWINVPVGALALALTRLYVTESRAAERRSLDIPGQALLGCSLAALSYALIEAPRVGWASTPTLSLLAGAGLGALCFVAVEFRTDRPLVEPRYFRDRAFAGAAGIAVLTYLAIMGAQFLSSLYLQQVRGLSPLAAGAMLLPTSVALAAASPLAGRLTARYGPRPVVVTATVFLAGGLALLAGTTPSTSPPFLVIAYLLIGAGWGSLNPPLTGVAIDTMPPDQAGVASAAVGASRQLGAVLGVAVMGSLTTTLTRTGLEHRVPHPEADPATLIMAGGQAARAVFTSATHVAFAAGAGAVVVAMIVALATMPQRARPRSSS is encoded by the coding sequence ATGAACAACGGCATTGTGAGCCGGGCGTCGGCATCACAGCCGGCGCCCGGGCCGCTGGACAAGTCACGCCTGACGTTGCTGACATGCTGCTTCAGCCTGTTCATGGCCCAACTGGACGCCACTGCGGTGAACGTGGCCCTGCCGTCGATCGGCGAGGATCTCGGCGGTGGGATCAGCGACCTGCAGTGGGTGGTGGACGCCTACGTCCTGGTGCTCGCCTGTCTCGGCATGTCCGGGGGCGGGATCGGTGACCGGTACGGTCGGCGCCGCGTCTACCGGATCGGGCTTATCGTCTTCAGCCTGGCGTCTCTGGGATGCGGTCTCGCGCCGGCTCTCGGTGTCTTGATCGCGTTCCGTATGGTTCAGGCGGCCGGCGCGTCCATGCTCATGCCGGTCACCCTGTCGATCATCACCAATACGTTCATCGCACCCGCCGCCCGTGCCCGTGCGATCGGCACGTGGATGGCCGCGGGCGGCGTCGCCGCGGGCGTCGGGCCGCTCATCGGAGGCGCGCTGACATCCGCGCTCGGCTGGCAGGCCATCTTCTGGATCAACGTACCGGTCGGGGCGCTCGCCCTGGCGCTGACCAGGTTGTACGTCACCGAGTCCCGCGCGGCCGAACGGCGTTCCCTGGACATCCCGGGGCAGGCACTCCTCGGCTGCTCACTGGCCGCGCTGAGCTACGCGCTCATCGAGGCGCCACGCGTGGGCTGGGCCTCGACGCCGACCCTCTCGCTGCTCGCCGGCGCCGGACTCGGCGCCCTGTGCTTCGTCGCCGTCGAGTTCCGCACGGACCGTCCGCTGGTCGAGCCGCGGTACTTCCGCGATCGGGCCTTCGCGGGGGCGGCCGGCATCGCGGTCCTCACCTACCTGGCCATAATGGGCGCCCAGTTCCTCAGCTCGCTCTACCTGCAACAGGTGCGCGGCCTGTCCCCGCTGGCCGCCGGGGCGATGCTGCTGCCCACATCGGTCGCGCTCGCCGCGGCGAGTCCCCTCGCCGGCAGGCTGACCGCGCGGTACGGCCCCCGGCCGGTGGTCGTCACCGCGACCGTGTTCCTGGCGGGCGGGCTCGCCCTGCTCGCCGGGACGACGCCCTCGACATCACCCCCCTTCCTGGTCATCGCCTACCTGCTGATCGGAGCCGGCTGGGGATCGCTGAACCCACCCCTGACCGGCGTCGCGATCGACACCATGCCACCTGACCAGGCGGGAGTCGCCTCCGCCGCGGTCGGCGCGTCCCGCCAGCTCGGCGCGGTACTCGGCGTCGCCGTCATGGGCTCGCTGACCACCACCCTCACCCGTACAGGGCTCGAGCACCGCGTGCCGCACCCCGAGGCCGATCCGGCCACACTGATCATGGCCGGCGGCCAAGCCGCACGCGCGGTCTTCACCTCGGCCACTCATGTGGCGTTCGCCGCCGGTGCCGGGGCGGTCGTGGTCGCCATGATCGTGGCGCTCGCCACCATGCCCCAGAGGGCTCGGCCGCGGTCGTCTTCCTGA
- a CDS encoding oxidoreductase, producing MIVAMERWDLGGDLSVARIGYGAMKLTGWPKGDRPSRETALAILRRAVDLGVNHLDTSHYYARDGVAANELIREALHPYPDDLVIVTKVGALVEGSDLALPADEKTGLTPDNLRRGIEANLRTLGVDRLDVVNLRMGDLDRSQTPLAAPLETLLALRDEGLIRHLGISNVSAAEFTEARKIAPIACVQNLYNLSRRDDDPLIDACAEAGIAYVPFFPVGGFQPLTAEHLNAVAARHRATVPQVALAWLLTRSPNILLIPGTGSLDHLEENIAAGELRLSTEDIAELVG from the coding sequence GTGATCGTGGCGATGGAACGATGGGATTTGGGCGGCGACCTGAGCGTCGCGAGGATCGGGTACGGCGCAATGAAGCTGACCGGCTGGCCGAAGGGCGACCGGCCCAGCCGGGAAACAGCCCTGGCCATCCTGCGCCGGGCCGTGGATCTCGGCGTGAACCACCTCGACACCTCGCACTATTACGCACGCGACGGGGTAGCGGCCAACGAGTTGATCCGAGAGGCACTGCATCCCTACCCGGACGACCTGGTGATCGTGACCAAAGTGGGGGCACTGGTCGAGGGCTCCGACCTCGCCCTCCCAGCAGATGAAAAGACCGGCCTCACCCCCGACAACCTGCGCCGTGGCATCGAGGCGAACCTGCGCACGCTCGGCGTGGACCGCCTGGACGTGGTGAACCTGCGGATGGGCGACCTGGACCGCAGCCAGACACCGCTGGCCGCACCCCTGGAGACCTTGCTCGCGCTGCGTGATGAGGGCCTGATCCGCCATCTTGGCATCTCCAACGTCAGCGCCGCTGAGTTCACCGAAGCCCGCAAGATCGCGCCGATCGCCTGCGTCCAGAACCTCTACAACCTGTCCCGGCGCGATGACGACCCCCTCATCGACGCCTGTGCGGAGGCCGGCATCGCCTACGTCCCCTTCTTCCCGGTCGGCGGCTTCCAGCCGCTCACGGCGGAGCACCTGAACGCCGTCGCCGCCCGCCACCGCGCCACCGTGCCGCAAGTGGCCTTGGCCTGGTTGCTGACCCGATCTCCGAATATTCTGCTCATCCCCGGCACCGGCTCACTGGACCACCTCGAAGAGAACATCGCCGCCGGCGAGCTGAGGCTGAGCACGGAAGACATCGCCGAACTCGTCGGGTAA
- a CDS encoding helix-turn-helix domain-containing protein produces the protein MAALDLFGRRWNLRIVWELQHGALGFRALQQRCDNMSSSVLRQRLTELLDTGIVEQQPDTAYRLTELGRGAYRALRPLVRWSGEWAAALADEDR, from the coding sequence ATGGCTGCGCTCGACCTGTTCGGACGCCGATGGAATCTGCGCATCGTCTGGGAACTGCAACACGGTGCGCTCGGCTTCCGGGCACTTCAGCAACGCTGCGACAACATGTCGTCCAGTGTCCTGCGACAGCGACTGACCGAACTGCTCGACACCGGGATCGTCGAACAGCAGCCCGACACCGCCTACCGCCTCACCGAGCTGGGCCGCGGCGCCTACCGGGCGCTACGCCCGCTCGTCCGATGGTCCGGCGAATGGGCGGCCGCGTTGGCCGACGAGGACCGATGA
- a CDS encoding nitronate monooxygenase, translated as MTVLYTPLCERLGVELPIVQAPIGSAAAPQLVAAVAEAGGLGMLALTWRGPEQARHDIGLVRRLTGRPFAANLVLDFPVADTLSVCLDEGVPIISTFWGDPAQVSRQIHEAGALHMHTVGSVAEAVAAADHGVDVIVAQGWEAGGHVRGTTTTMVLVPAVVDAVGPIPVMAAGGIGDGRGVAAALALGAQGVWLGTRFVATVEAFTHDAYRQHVLSAAAEDATYTHCFDGGWPDAPHRALRNETLQRWEKAGSPPAPRRPGEGDTVAIDAAGRTHHRYEDLMPLPGMTGDVADMALYAGQSVQLVHDVRPAGQVVRDIAAQAAAAFEQLGHATRHVADRAEQR; from the coding sequence ATGACTGTGCTGTACACGCCGCTGTGCGAGCGGCTGGGTGTCGAGCTGCCGATCGTTCAGGCGCCGATCGGCTCCGCTGCGGCACCGCAACTGGTTGCAGCGGTCGCCGAGGCCGGCGGTCTCGGCATGCTGGCGTTGACGTGGCGCGGACCCGAGCAGGCACGCCACGACATCGGCCTGGTGCGCCGACTGACCGGGAGGCCGTTCGCCGCCAACCTGGTGCTGGACTTTCCGGTGGCAGACACGCTCTCCGTCTGCTTGGACGAAGGCGTGCCGATCATCTCCACCTTCTGGGGTGATCCCGCGCAGGTCAGCCGACAGATCCATGAGGCGGGAGCGCTGCACATGCACACGGTGGGCAGCGTGGCGGAGGCCGTCGCCGCCGCTGATCACGGCGTCGACGTCATCGTCGCCCAGGGCTGGGAAGCCGGCGGCCATGTGCGCGGCACGACCACCACGATGGTCCTGGTACCGGCGGTTGTCGACGCGGTGGGTCCGATTCCCGTCATGGCCGCGGGTGGTATCGGCGACGGTCGCGGAGTCGCCGCCGCGCTGGCCCTCGGCGCACAGGGCGTGTGGCTCGGTACGCGTTTCGTGGCCACCGTCGAGGCCTTCACCCACGATGCGTACCGGCAGCATGTCCTGAGCGCCGCAGCCGAGGACGCCACATACACCCATTGTTTCGACGGAGGATGGCCCGACGCGCCGCACCGCGCCCTGCGCAACGAGACCCTGCAACGGTGGGAGAAGGCCGGATCGCCTCCGGCGCCGCGGCGGCCGGGCGAAGGCGACACCGTCGCCATCGACGCCGCCGGCCGGACCCACCACAGGTACGAGGATCTGATGCCGCTGCCCGGCATGACCGGTGACGTCGCCGACATGGCTCTTTACGCTGGACAGTCGGTCCAGTTGGTCCACGATGTACGTCCGGCAGGGCAGGTGGTCCGTGACATCGCGGCGCAGGCCGCCGCCGCATTCGAGCAGCTGGGCCACGCGACGCGGCATGTCGCGGATCGAGCGGAACAGCGATGA
- a CDS encoding WYL domain-containing protein gives MLPTRLRHEVRAPVDAAVVLMPLVRACRDEVEAGSDYLSGSEVRRRRVEPYHLVASGRRRHLLAYDLDCDDWRSCRVDRMTAVSAPDLALPSTRGARCGGLRPNSTISWMIP, from the coding sequence GTGCTGCCCACCCGGCTGCGCCACGAAGTGCGCGCGCCGGTCGACGCCGCCGTGGTGTTGATGCCGCTGGTCAGAGCCTGCCGCGACGAGGTCGAAGCCGGCTCCGACTACTTGTCCGGTAGCGAGGTACGACGGAGGCGGGTCGAGCCCTACCACCTGGTCGCCTCCGGGCGGCGCCGGCATCTCCTCGCCTACGACCTTGATTGCGACGACTGGCGCAGCTGCCGCGTCGACCGGATGACCGCGGTGTCCGCACCGGACCTGGCGCTTCCGTCCACGCGCGGCGCCCGATGCGGGGGACTCCGCCCGAACAGCACCATCAGCTGGATGATCCCGTAA
- a CDS encoding SMI1/KNR4 family protein has protein sequence MEDPTGIAALTKILPSDLGADEEIDWSAAEARWGTRFPRDYMAFMSIYGAGSFAEVGILMPLPKEYIQWDPGTFEEETENARDTWEMLGGQEGLDIDPNHILAWGITSGPDILCWLTTDPDPDQWPVLVCGRHTREDFTLFPCGMVEFLRKLLLDEYDPYPLSIDLRDASPRYVHWLEAQKRWKAGLDPDSGLPRSADH, from the coding sequence GTGGAAGACCCGACAGGTATCGCAGCGCTGACCAAGATCCTTCCTTCAGATCTCGGCGCGGACGAGGAAATCGACTGGTCGGCAGCAGAGGCGCGGTGGGGCACGCGATTCCCGCGTGACTACATGGCCTTCATGTCCATCTATGGCGCCGGCTCGTTCGCCGAGGTCGGCATCCTCATGCCGTTGCCCAAGGAGTACATCCAGTGGGACCCCGGGACCTTCGAGGAGGAGACGGAGAACGCCCGTGACACATGGGAGATGCTGGGCGGTCAAGAAGGCCTTGACATCGACCCGAACCACATCCTCGCCTGGGGCATCACTTCGGGCCCCGACATCCTGTGCTGGTTGACCACCGACCCCGACCCCGACCAGTGGCCCGTCCTGGTCTGCGGCCGACACACCCGCGAGGACTTCACACTCTTCCCCTGCGGCATGGTCGAATTCCTCCGCAAGCTGCTCCTGGACGAGTACGACCCCTACCCCCTCAGCATCGACCTGCGTGACGCCTCGCCGCGCTACGTGCACTGGCTCGAAGCACAGAAGCGCTGGAAAGCGGGATTGGACCCCGACTCCGGTTTGCCACGATCAGCCGACCACTAG